In a single window of the Flavobacterium sp. W4I14 genome:
- a CDS encoding hypothetical protein (product_source=Hypo-rule applied; pfam=PF16011; superfamily=49344), which produces MNLTVPFFKDETDGSPADLWNKLEALPKHDLDNNSWPHIPTSCNASFKIAHKSKYILIKFFVTDDYFASINRPVNSDVHLDNCVEFFISFDESDSYYNLEFNAFGTGKVAYGNKSGRRKLLNEDVIGKIRTKVEWRNEGESFNWDILLKIPAEVFVYHKLRSFEGQNAKANFFKCGDGLPNPHYLCWNRILSALPDFHRPEYFGSVEFMQIKQPVTDDIKG; this is translated from the coding sequence ATGAACTTAACCGTACCCTTTTTTAAAGACGAAACCGATGGATCTCCTGCTGACCTGTGGAACAAACTGGAAGCACTACCCAAACATGACCTGGACAATAACTCATGGCCACATATCCCAACTTCCTGTAATGCTTCATTCAAAATTGCCCATAAGTCAAAATACATTTTAATCAAGTTTTTCGTAACCGATGATTATTTTGCTTCCATCAACAGGCCAGTCAACAGCGATGTCCATCTTGATAATTGTGTTGAGTTTTTTATTTCATTTGATGAATCTGACAGCTATTATAATCTGGAATTTAATGCCTTCGGTACAGGGAAAGTGGCCTATGGGAATAAAAGCGGAAGAAGAAAACTATTAAACGAAGATGTAATAGGTAAAATACGCACAAAAGTGGAATGGAGGAATGAAGGAGAAAGCTTCAACTGGGATATACTACTCAAAATCCCGGCAGAGGTTTTTGTTTACCATAAACTCCGAAGTTTTGAAGGGCAAAATGCAAAAGCCAATTTTTTTAAGTGTGGCGATGGATTACCAAATCCCCATTATCTCTGTTGGAATCGTATACTGAGTGCATTACCGGATTTTCATCGTCCGGAATATTTTGGGTCTGTAGAATTTATGCAGATAAAACAGCCTGTAACTGATGATATTAAAGGGTAA
- a CDS encoding FHS family L-fucose permease-like MFS transporter (product_source=KO:K02429; cath_funfam=1.20.1250.20; cog=COG0738; ko=KO:K02429; pfam=PF07690; superfamily=103473; tigrfam=TIGR01272; transmembrane_helix_parts=Inside_1_8,TMhelix_9_31,Outside_32_45,TMhelix_46_65,Inside_66_77,TMhelix_78_95,Outside_96_98,TMhelix_99_116,Inside_117_136,TMhelix_137_159,Outside_160_190,TMhelix_191_213,Inside_214_240,TMhelix_241_263,Outside_264_277,TMhelix_278_298,Inside_299_304,TMhelix_305_327,Outside_328_339,TMhelix_340_362,Inside_363_368,TMhelix_369_391,Outside_392_400,TMhelix_401_418,Inside_419_428): MDKKTYTKSLCIIAVLFFVFGFVTWINAMLIPYFKLCCELNNLESYFVAFAFYISYLFISYPASLLLKKTGFKNGMMVGFWVMSLGAFLFIPAAMYRSYLLFLCGLFTLGAGLAVLQTAANPYVTILGPKESAAKRFSIMGICNKFAGILAPLLFAAVVLKPSDRELFEQVKLMAALERAAVLDELIRRVIYPYAGVGIILLVLGFLVRFSVLPEINTEEEDKTTAALNKEKTNIFQFPHLILGALAIFVHVGSQVIAVDTIIGYAHSMNISLLEAKVFPSYTLSATIAGYLLGISLIPKYISQLLALRLCVMLGIIFTVCILFSGGQIKMFGHQADVSIWFIVLLGFANSMIWAGIWPLSMDRLGKFIKIGAAVLIMGLSGNAILPLIYGHLADVYGLKNAYIVLLPCYLYLLFYAYKGYKLKSWRL; this comes from the coding sequence ATGGATAAGAAGACATACACAAAATCACTTTGCATTATTGCTGTGCTCTTTTTTGTTTTTGGGTTTGTCACCTGGATAAATGCCATGCTTATCCCTTATTTTAAGTTATGCTGCGAACTGAATAACCTGGAGTCTTATTTTGTCGCATTTGCTTTTTACATTTCCTATCTGTTCATTTCTTATCCTGCTTCCTTACTATTAAAGAAAACCGGTTTCAAAAATGGAATGATGGTTGGCTTTTGGGTAATGTCTCTGGGCGCCTTTTTATTTATTCCGGCAGCCATGTACAGAAGCTACCTTTTGTTTTTGTGCGGGTTGTTCACCTTAGGTGCGGGACTGGCGGTACTGCAGACTGCGGCAAATCCTTATGTCACCATCCTCGGGCCCAAAGAAAGTGCAGCGAAGCGGTTTAGTATAATGGGTATCTGCAATAAGTTCGCCGGAATCCTTGCTCCCTTGCTTTTTGCTGCTGTGGTACTAAAACCATCAGACAGGGAATTATTTGAGCAGGTAAAATTAATGGCTGCCCTCGAAAGGGCTGCTGTGCTTGACGAATTGATCCGAAGGGTAATTTATCCTTATGCAGGGGTTGGCATCATTTTGCTGGTTCTGGGTTTCCTGGTCCGTTTTTCGGTACTTCCCGAAATCAATACTGAAGAGGAAGATAAAACGACGGCGGCTTTAAATAAGGAGAAAACGAATATTTTCCAGTTTCCCCATCTGATATTGGGCGCACTGGCCATTTTCGTTCATGTGGGATCGCAGGTTATCGCCGTTGATACCATCATCGGATATGCACATTCAATGAACATTTCTTTACTGGAGGCCAAGGTTTTTCCATCGTATACCCTTTCTGCAACCATAGCAGGTTACCTGTTGGGAATTTCATTGATCCCAAAATACATTTCCCAGCTTTTGGCGCTGCGCCTCTGTGTGATGCTTGGTATTATATTTACCGTTTGCATCTTATTTTCGGGCGGACAGATTAAAATGTTCGGTCATCAGGCAGATGTTTCAATTTGGTTTATTGTGCTGCTCGGTTTTGCCAACTCGATGATATGGGCCGGAATTTGGCCGCTGTCTATGGACAGGTTGGGCAAGTTTATCAAAATAGGGGCAGCGGTATTGATCATGGGCCTTTCAGGCAATGCCATTCTTCCATTAATTTATGGGCACCTCGCTGATGTTTATGGACTGAAAAATGCTTACATCGTATTGCTGCCCTGTTATCTGTATCTTTTATTCTATGCCTACAAAGGTTATAAGCTAAAAAGCTGGAGACTTTGA
- a CDS encoding LacI family transcriptional regulator (product_source=KO:K02529; cath_funfam=1.10.260.40; cog=COG1609; ko=KO:K02529; pfam=PF00356,PF13407; smart=SM00354; superfamily=47413,53822) produces MEGNKELVGVKEIARRANVSIGTVDRVLHNRTGVSKKTKDKILAIIEELAYQPNILARRLASKKQIVFAVIIPSVSDETDYWQEPLLGIEQAAGEIAPYGIILKKYFYDLNHKASFIQQIDQIDLSDIHAVLIAPIFIEESENFLIKLDKRKIPYVFINSDIQGHNSLSYFGPELYQSGYLSAHLMKYVIKEDETILIVNISHEIDDHHHLLRKEQGFRSYFKEKDLKNTILKIDIVQTDYQFVSASLQTVFKENNISAIFVTNSRVSAVAKYLNQTNARKMLIGFDYTKENLQFLKQGSIDFLICQKPREQGYKGIMALYQFVVHAKTGEKNNFMPIDIITAENCDFYIN; encoded by the coding sequence ATGGAAGGAAATAAAGAACTTGTTGGTGTTAAGGAAATTGCCCGCCGTGCAAATGTATCTATTGGTACGGTAGATCGGGTTTTACATAACAGAACAGGTGTTTCCAAGAAAACAAAAGATAAAATACTGGCTATTATTGAAGAACTGGCATATCAGCCCAATATTTTGGCCCGCAGATTAGCCTCTAAAAAACAGATTGTTTTTGCTGTGATCATCCCTTCAGTTTCCGATGAAACGGATTATTGGCAAGAACCCTTGCTGGGTATTGAGCAGGCGGCAGGTGAAATAGCTCCTTACGGAATTATCCTGAAAAAATATTTTTACGATCTAAACCACAAAGCCTCCTTTATTCAACAGATTGACCAAATTGATCTTTCGGATATTCATGCCGTTCTTATCGCACCAATTTTTATTGAGGAATCTGAAAATTTTCTCATCAAACTGGACAAAAGGAAGATTCCTTATGTTTTTATCAATTCAGATATCCAGGGCCATAACAGTTTGAGCTATTTCGGGCCTGAACTTTACCAGAGCGGTTATCTGTCTGCCCATTTAATGAAGTATGTTATCAAGGAAGATGAAACGATACTGATTGTCAATATCTCCCACGAAATAGATGATCACCATCACCTGCTCCGTAAAGAACAGGGTTTCCGTAGTTACTTTAAAGAGAAGGATTTAAAAAATACCATCCTCAAAATTGATATTGTACAGACTGATTATCAATTCGTGTCTGCATCGTTGCAAACAGTTTTTAAGGAAAATAATATATCGGCCATTTTTGTGACCAACTCCAGAGTGTCGGCAGTAGCAAAATATTTAAATCAAACTAATGCGCGTAAAATGCTGATCGGATTTGATTACACGAAAGAAAATCTACAGTTCTTAAAGCAGGGGAGTATTGATTTTCTCATCTGTCAAAAACCCCGGGAGCAGGGATACAAAGGTATCATGGCACTGTACCAGTTCGTTGTGCATGCAAAAACCGGAGAAAAAAACAATTTTATGCCAATTGATATCATTACTGCCGAAAACTGCGATTTCTACATTAACTAA